The following proteins come from a genomic window of Solwaraspora sp. WMMA2065:
- a CDS encoding NAD(P)/FAD-dependent oxidoreductase, with product MTTALIIGGGVAGPISAIALAKAGIKPVVYEAYDRTADGIGANLVLAVNGYHALLQLGVDHLAAGFDIPMYRYHLGSGRVLAEVPNGNPLPDGTVARAITRSDLYNALRGEAIGRGIQIEFGRRLTDAKVTADGVVAYFSDGSEARGDLLIGADGANSVVRRLINGGDVPLRFGGMVTTSGYARGVDVPGEPGTEFMYLGKRSFFCYIHHTNGDIWWYAAPTWPEEPTKETLSALAPQQWRAQLLDMFAADDSAAIDIINATEEITPPRPIYDLPTVPTWRNERMVIIGDACHAVSPSGGQGVSMAIEDAVELGRCLRDVPNTADALARYEQIRRPRVEKVVEFGREASRSIAVNGRVGRVFRDLFLPIAFNQKAAEKDLEHMSWLYGHRIDWDAPVGAGS from the coding sequence ATGACCACTGCACTGATCATCGGCGGCGGTGTGGCAGGACCGATCAGCGCGATCGCGCTGGCGAAGGCCGGTATCAAACCGGTCGTGTACGAGGCGTACGACCGGACCGCCGACGGCATCGGGGCGAACCTCGTGCTCGCCGTCAACGGGTACCACGCTCTGCTGCAACTTGGAGTCGACCACCTCGCCGCCGGGTTCGACATCCCCATGTACCGCTACCACCTGGGAAGCGGCCGGGTACTGGCCGAGGTGCCCAACGGCAACCCGCTGCCGGACGGCACCGTGGCCCGGGCCATCACCCGGTCCGATCTGTACAACGCGCTGCGCGGCGAGGCGATCGGGCGCGGCATCCAGATCGAGTTCGGCAGGCGACTGACCGACGCCAAGGTCACCGCCGACGGTGTCGTCGCGTACTTCTCCGACGGCAGTGAGGCCCGGGGCGACCTGCTGATCGGCGCGGACGGCGCGAACTCGGTGGTCCGCCGCCTGATCAACGGCGGCGACGTGCCGCTGCGGTTCGGCGGCATGGTCACCACCAGCGGGTACGCCCGAGGTGTCGACGTCCCCGGCGAACCGGGCACCGAGTTCATGTACCTCGGCAAGCGCAGCTTCTTCTGCTACATCCACCACACCAACGGCGACATCTGGTGGTACGCCGCGCCGACCTGGCCGGAGGAGCCCACCAAGGAGACGCTGTCGGCGCTCGCCCCGCAGCAGTGGCGTGCCCAGCTGCTCGACATGTTCGCCGCCGACGACAGCGCCGCGATCGACATCATCAACGCCACCGAGGAGATCACCCCACCCCGGCCGATCTACGACCTGCCGACCGTGCCGACCTGGCGCAACGAGCGGATGGTGATCATCGGCGACGCCTGCCACGCGGTGTCGCCGTCCGGCGGGCAGGGCGTGTCGATGGCAATCGAGGACGCGGTCGAACTCGGCCGCTGCCTGCGCGACGTGCCGAACACCGCCGACGCGCTCGCGCGCTACGAGCAGATCCGCCGGCCCCGGGTGGAGAAGGTCGTCGAGTTCGGTCGGGAGGCGAGCCGGTCCATCGCGGTCAACGGACGCGTCGGGCGGGTCTTCCGGGACCTGTTCCTGCCGATCGCGTTCAACCAGAAGGCCGCGGAGAAGGACCTGGAACACATGAGCTGGCTGTACGGGCACCGGATCGACTGGGACGCCCCGGTCGGCGCCGGCAGCTAG
- a CDS encoding activator-dependent family glycosyltransferase, producing the protein MRVMFAVYGAKTHFYNMVPLAWALRAAGHEVCVATQPEILDAVARTGLPVAAVGDETVEVEPAEAAARGDHVTSAGTWQSINAGMTETRADQLTWEYVLGAFTVGCSLHYEHLTGNRSMLDGLVDFARHWQPDLVIWDALSYVGPIAARACGAAHARMLFGLDHIGRMYLRYAELLAQQPPERRDDLVGDWLVSRLSRFGCELEPGTAGELMTGQWTIDPTPSWMRFPVDLPYLPVRYVPYNGPTTAPSWVYEPPRRPRVCLTLGMTARESLGGDLFAIDELIEAVASLDVELIATLDTAQLDSVGTLPDNVRVVDFVPLNELLPTCSVIIHHGGFGTLGNALVHGVRNLIVPGRYWDEMGFGEHLETQGAGLYVDPYRLAGDGLKSKLSVDALRNRVDRLLTDVTFTRNAGRLRDDLRATPSPHDIVPELERLTARHRPDRRRGLPWQGTTGQARTSSSPVGSA; encoded by the coding sequence ATGCGCGTGATGTTCGCGGTCTATGGGGCGAAGACGCACTTCTACAACATGGTGCCGCTGGCGTGGGCGTTGCGGGCGGCCGGCCATGAGGTGTGTGTCGCGACCCAGCCGGAGATCCTGGACGCCGTCGCCCGTACCGGGTTGCCGGTGGCGGCGGTGGGTGACGAGACCGTCGAGGTCGAGCCGGCCGAGGCGGCCGCCCGCGGCGACCACGTCACCAGCGCCGGTACCTGGCAGAGCATCAACGCGGGCATGACCGAGACCCGGGCCGACCAGCTCACCTGGGAGTACGTCCTCGGTGCCTTCACCGTCGGCTGCTCCCTGCACTACGAACACCTCACCGGGAACCGGTCGATGCTCGACGGGCTGGTCGACTTCGCCCGCCACTGGCAGCCCGACCTGGTGATCTGGGACGCGCTCAGCTACGTCGGCCCGATCGCGGCCCGGGCGTGCGGCGCGGCGCACGCCCGGATGCTCTTCGGCCTGGACCACATCGGCCGGATGTATCTGCGCTACGCCGAGCTGCTCGCCCAGCAGCCGCCGGAACGCCGGGACGACCTGGTCGGCGACTGGCTGGTCAGCCGGCTGTCCCGGTTCGGCTGCGAGCTGGAGCCGGGTACCGCCGGTGAGCTGATGACCGGCCAGTGGACGATCGATCCGACGCCGTCGTGGATGCGGTTCCCGGTCGATCTGCCCTATCTGCCGGTGCGCTACGTGCCGTACAACGGTCCGACCACGGCCCCGTCGTGGGTGTACGAGCCGCCACGACGGCCCCGGGTGTGCCTGACCCTCGGCATGACCGCCCGGGAGAGCCTGGGTGGTGATCTGTTCGCCATCGACGAGCTGATCGAGGCGGTCGCGAGCCTCGACGTCGAGCTGATCGCCACGCTGGACACCGCCCAGCTGGACTCGGTCGGCACCCTGCCGGACAACGTGCGGGTGGTCGACTTCGTCCCGCTGAACGAACTGCTACCGACCTGCTCGGTCATCATCCACCACGGAGGATTCGGCACCCTGGGCAACGCCCTGGTGCACGGCGTCCGGAACCTCATCGTGCCGGGCCGCTACTGGGACGAGATGGGGTTCGGCGAGCACCTGGAAACCCAGGGTGCCGGCCTGTACGTGGACCCCTACCGGCTCGCCGGTGACGGGTTGAAAAGCAAGCTCTCGGTCGACGCGCTGCGTAACCGGGTCGACCGGCTACTCACCGACGTGACCTTCACCCGCAACGCCGGCCGGCTCCGCGACGACCTGCGGGCCACCCCCAGCCCGCACGACATCGTGCCGGAGCTGGAACGGCTGACCGCCCGGCACCGGCCGGATCGACGGAGAGGATTACCGTGGCAAGGAACTACTGGGCAGGCAAGAACGTCGTCGTCACCGGTGGGCTCGGCCTGA
- a CDS encoding activator-dependent family glycosyltransferase has protein sequence MRVLVTTSAVNSHLYNLVPTAWALRAAGHEVCVATQPNLIEETKRTGLTAVAVGEELPTARGNLDTSDTPYGLGVDITETDPATLTLPYVREVFRAYTSVVCEYMAGDSMLSDLVDFARVWRPDLVLWDAHNYAAPVMARAADLPHVRIIPAPDHWARMRAIFLDLVRDDPAAAADDPLADYLGGKLARYGREFDEEMVVGQATLEPIPTCLRVRADVDYRPVRHVPYSGPSVIPAWLRRKPKRRRVCLTLGQTRRALGPAESDDSGAAGLLSAIADLDVEVIATLNASQIPPGTPIPDNVRLFDYVPLNALLPTCAAVVHLGGMGTVNAAVVHGVPQVGMPGNIWGEAGIMREMAARGAALVAEPGNLVAQLARVLDEPSFTDAATQLRKEMLATPSPRDIVPDVEEIAGARAKGDGDGRR, from the coding sequence ATGCGTGTCCTGGTGACCACCTCCGCCGTCAACTCGCACCTGTACAACCTCGTGCCGACCGCCTGGGCGCTGCGCGCGGCGGGCCACGAGGTGTGCGTCGCCACTCAGCCCAATCTCATCGAGGAGACCAAGCGGACCGGTCTGACCGCGGTGGCGGTGGGCGAGGAGCTGCCGACCGCCCGTGGCAACCTGGACACCTCGGACACCCCGTACGGGCTCGGCGTCGACATCACCGAGACCGACCCGGCCACGCTCACCCTGCCGTACGTGCGGGAGGTGTTCCGGGCGTACACCTCGGTGGTCTGTGAGTACATGGCGGGCGACTCGATGCTGTCCGACCTGGTGGACTTCGCCCGGGTCTGGCGGCCGGACCTGGTGTTGTGGGACGCCCACAACTACGCCGCGCCGGTGATGGCCCGGGCGGCGGACCTGCCGCACGTACGCATCATCCCCGCACCCGACCACTGGGCCCGAATGCGGGCGATCTTCCTCGACCTGGTCCGCGACGATCCGGCGGCGGCCGCCGACGACCCGCTGGCCGACTACCTCGGCGGCAAGCTGGCCCGCTACGGCCGCGAGTTCGACGAGGAGATGGTGGTCGGCCAGGCCACCCTGGAGCCGATTCCCACCTGCCTGCGGGTGCGCGCCGACGTCGACTACCGGCCAGTGCGGCACGTTCCCTACAGCGGGCCGAGTGTGATCCCCGCCTGGTTGCGCCGCAAGCCCAAGCGGCGGCGGGTGTGCCTCACGCTGGGCCAGACCCGGCGCGCGCTCGGCCCGGCCGAATCCGACGACAGCGGTGCCGCCGGTCTGCTCTCCGCGATCGCCGACCTCGATGTCGAGGTGATCGCCACCCTCAACGCCAGCCAGATCCCACCGGGCACGCCGATCCCGGACAACGTGCGGCTGTTCGACTACGTCCCGCTCAACGCGCTGCTGCCGACCTGCGCGGCGGTGGTTCATCTCGGTGGCATGGGTACGGTCAACGCCGCTGTCGTGCACGGCGTACCGCAGGTGGGAATGCCCGGGAACATCTGGGGCGAGGCCGGCATCATGCGCGAGATGGCGGCCCGGGGCGCGGCGCTGGTCGCCGAACCCGGCAATCTCGTGGCCCAGCTCGCCAGAGTGCTCGACGAGCCGTCGTTCACCGACGCCGCCACGCAGTTGCGCAAGGAGATGCTCGCCACGCCCAGCCCGCGCGACATCGTGCCCGACGTCGAGGAGATCGCCGGGGCACGGGCGAAGGGAGACGGCGATGGCCGCCGATGA
- a CDS encoding aldo/keto reductase produces the protein MDYVRLGRTALSVSPLCLGTLNFGVRTSVDEAYDLMDAALSQGINFFDTANHYGWQVHRGLTEEIIGDWFAKGGGRREKVVLGSKVCNSMSDWPNDRGLSMRHIIAACDDSLRRLRTDWIDVYQMHHADPHASWEEVWQAMELLVQQGKVRYVGSSNFTGWSLAAGQERARARNNLGLVSEQCLYNLVNRQPELEIVPAAQAYQIGVLACSPLHGGLLGGGLRKLADGTAVKTAQGRAMVAIETRRADIAAYESICARAGFDPAELAQAWLLHRPGVTAVVTGPRTMAHLDAAIHALKLELDDNLLAELDRIFPPMVSQIPQAW, from the coding sequence ATGGACTACGTAAGGCTCGGCCGGACCGCGTTGTCGGTGAGCCCGTTGTGCCTCGGCACACTCAACTTCGGTGTCCGCACCAGTGTCGACGAGGCGTACGACCTCATGGACGCGGCGCTGAGTCAGGGAATCAACTTCTTCGACACCGCGAACCACTACGGCTGGCAGGTACACCGGGGACTGACCGAGGAGATCATCGGCGACTGGTTCGCCAAGGGCGGCGGGCGGCGCGAGAAGGTGGTGCTCGGCAGCAAGGTGTGCAACTCGATGAGCGACTGGCCCAACGACCGCGGCCTGTCGATGCGCCACATCATCGCCGCCTGCGACGACTCGCTACGGCGGCTGAGGACCGACTGGATCGACGTGTACCAGATGCACCACGCCGATCCGCACGCCTCCTGGGAAGAGGTGTGGCAGGCGATGGAGCTGCTCGTCCAGCAGGGCAAGGTCCGCTACGTCGGCTCGTCGAACTTCACCGGATGGAGCCTGGCCGCCGGGCAGGAACGTGCCCGGGCCCGGAACAACCTCGGCCTGGTGTCCGAGCAGTGCCTGTACAACCTGGTGAATCGGCAACCCGAGCTGGAGATCGTGCCGGCCGCCCAGGCGTACCAGATCGGGGTGCTGGCCTGTTCCCCGCTGCACGGCGGGCTGCTCGGCGGCGGGCTGCGCAAGCTCGCCGACGGCACCGCGGTCAAGACGGCACAGGGCCGGGCGATGGTCGCGATCGAAACACGGCGGGCGGACATCGCCGCGTACGAAAGTATCTGTGCACGAGCCGGATTCGACCCGGCGGAGCTGGCCCAGGCGTGGTTGCTGCACCGACCCGGAGTCACCGCGGTGGTCACCGGGCCACGCACGATGGCCCATCTGGACGCGGCCATCCACGCGCTGAAACTCGAACTCGACGACAACCTGCTCGCCGAGCTGGACCGGATCTTCCCGCCGATGGTCAGCCAGATCCCCCAGGCGTGGTGA
- a CDS encoding SDR family NAD(P)-dependent oxidoreductase, whose product MARNYWAGKNVVVTGGLGLIGSHFAEELVAAGATVTLPYRRDNRRVLRQLPADVRPVRLDLHDEAQLAELFAGLSGPVDAVVHCAVVSGPMDVRLDRPAHILDANMRSVSNVLNCARRSTVADVVLISSSDIYLSPTRDPIPEEDDFRQRMNYSRDGYYLSKNYAEILAEAYRAEYGMNIFLPRLTSVYGPRDNFEPDTDRVVPSMFAKVLAGQEIEIWGDGSQTRTYMYAADLVRAILGMVEVNKYHTMNIGTTETVSVLELARTICAALGRPERIRTDLSRSGGRPSRTLDVTKLNEIIDFTPRSLREGLDQTVDWYRTVYAAA is encoded by the coding sequence GTGGCAAGGAACTACTGGGCAGGCAAGAACGTCGTCGTCACCGGTGGGCTCGGCCTGATCGGCTCGCACTTCGCGGAGGAACTCGTCGCCGCCGGCGCCACTGTGACCCTGCCGTACCGGCGGGACAACCGGCGGGTGCTGCGTCAACTGCCGGCCGATGTGCGGCCGGTGCGACTCGATCTGCACGACGAGGCGCAACTGGCGGAGCTGTTCGCCGGGCTGTCCGGGCCGGTCGACGCGGTCGTCCACTGCGCGGTGGTGTCCGGGCCGATGGACGTCCGCCTGGACCGGCCCGCGCACATCCTCGACGCCAACATGCGCTCGGTGTCCAACGTGCTCAACTGTGCTCGCCGGAGCACCGTCGCCGATGTCGTGCTGATCAGCTCCAGCGACATCTACCTGTCGCCGACGAGGGACCCGATCCCTGAGGAGGACGACTTCCGGCAGCGGATGAACTACTCCCGCGACGGCTACTACCTGTCCAAGAACTACGCCGAGATCCTCGCCGAGGCGTACCGGGCGGAGTACGGAATGAACATCTTCCTGCCCCGGCTCACCAGCGTGTACGGCCCGCGGGACAACTTCGAGCCGGACACCGACCGGGTGGTACCCAGCATGTTCGCCAAGGTCCTCGCCGGTCAGGAGATCGAGATCTGGGGCGACGGCAGCCAGACCAGGACCTACATGTACGCCGCCGATCTGGTCCGGGCGATTCTCGGCATGGTCGAGGTGAACAAGTACCACACGATGAACATCGGCACGACCGAAACGGTCTCGGTGCTCGAACTCGCCCGGACGATCTGCGCCGCGCTCGGCCGGCCTGAACGGATCCGCACCGACCTGAGCCGCTCCGGCGGCCGGCCCAGCCGGACCCTCGACGTCACCAAGCTCAACGAGATCATCGACTTCACTCCGAGGTCGCTGCGGGAAGGGCTGGACCAGACGGTCGACTGGTACCGCACCGTGTACGCGGCCGCCTGA